The following are from one region of the Funiculus sociatus GB2-C1 genome:
- the mltG gene encoding endolytic transglycosylase MltG yields MKAIQRISKWTFLALIPVVLGVGTWQGWAWWSWASGPPVTQTQSPSSAEQKDALLQIRIPQGTSSQQIGKDLEAAGLIRSAEAWDLWAYWLRWQKRPGGFQAGTYQLSPTEPLSAIADKIWTGEVVQLSFTIPEGWSLTQMAAYFESQGFFKSQDFLAAVTQIPLNQYPWLPNKVPHLEGFLYPDTYKLNGDRVTPEAIIKQMLDRFESVALPLYQQGEQKPALTLLEWVTLASIVEKEAVIPTERRLIAGVFTRRLKQGMRLETDPTVEYGLGIRQTADQPLTFAQVKTASPYNTYLNPGLPPTPIASPGLASLKAALNPEKTDYVFFVARYDGTHVFSRTVQEHEAAKNAIRRQRQQQNQ; encoded by the coding sequence ATGAAAGCAATCCAACGCATCTCCAAATGGACGTTTCTCGCCCTCATACCTGTGGTACTGGGAGTCGGTACATGGCAGGGCTGGGCATGGTGGAGTTGGGCGAGTGGGCCTCCTGTGACTCAAACTCAATCACCTTCCTCTGCTGAACAAAAAGACGCATTGCTGCAAATCCGCATACCGCAAGGAACTTCGAGCCAGCAAATAGGCAAGGATTTAGAAGCAGCAGGTTTGATTCGCTCGGCTGAAGCTTGGGATCTGTGGGCATATTGGTTGCGATGGCAAAAGCGACCAGGTGGGTTTCAAGCCGGGACTTACCAACTCTCACCTACTGAGCCGCTATCTGCGATCGCGGATAAAATTTGGACTGGCGAAGTGGTACAGCTAAGTTTCACCATCCCGGAAGGATGGTCGCTAACTCAAATGGCTGCATACTTTGAATCACAAGGATTTTTCAAAAGCCAAGATTTCTTAGCAGCCGTTACTCAGATTCCTCTAAACCAATATCCCTGGCTTCCAAATAAGGTGCCTCATCTGGAAGGTTTTTTGTATCCGGATACCTACAAGCTAAATGGCGATCGCGTCACTCCAGAGGCAATTATCAAACAAATGCTCGATCGGTTTGAGTCGGTCGCACTCCCCCTCTATCAACAAGGCGAACAGAAACCAGCGCTAACCCTTCTTGAGTGGGTAACATTGGCAAGCATCGTCGAAAAAGAAGCGGTAATTCCTACCGAACGCCGTCTGATTGCTGGTGTCTTCACTCGACGCCTCAAACAGGGAATGAGACTTGAAACCGACCCTACTGTTGAGTACGGATTGGGCATTCGGCAAACTGCGGATCAGCCACTGACTTTTGCTCAAGTAAAAACTGCCTCTCCTTACAATACTTACCTCAACCCAGGATTACCTCCTACTCCCATCGCTAGCCCTGGCTTAGCTAGTCTGAAAGCCGCTCTGAATCCGGAAAAAACAGATTACGTATTTTTTGTGGCTCGTTACGATGGCACTCACGTTTTTAGTCGAACAGTACAAGAACACGAAGCCGCGAAAAATGCCATTCGCAGACAACGACAACAACAAAATCAGTAG